The Euphorbia lathyris chromosome 2, ddEupLath1.1, whole genome shotgun sequence genome includes a window with the following:
- the LOC136218243 gene encoding methylcrotonoyl-CoA carboxylase subunit alpha, mitochondrial: MASISSILRRKIRPKPFLIQLRLFAAESPSYTTETTQRIEKILVANRGEIACRIMRTAKRLGIRTVAVYSDADRDSLHVKSADEAIHIGPSLARLSYLNASSIVDAAIRTGAQAIHPGYGFLSESSEFAKLCEDKGLTFIGPPASAIRDMGDKSASKRIMGAAGVPLVPGYHGSVQDIELMKSEANKIGYPILIKPTHGGGGKGMRIVQSPSEFADSFLGAQREAAASFGINTILLEKYITQPRHIEVQVFGDKFGNVLHLYERDCSIQRRHQKIIEEAPAPHVVNDFRSQLGQAAVSAAKAVGYYNAGTVEFIVDRVSGQFYFMEMNTRLQVEHPVTEMIVDQDLVEWQIRVANGEPLPISQSQVPLLGHAFEARIYAENVPKGFLPATGTLHHYCPVPVSSTVRVETGVEAGDVVSMHYDPMIAKLVVWGENRAAALVKLKHCLSQFQVAGVPTNINFLQKLANNRFFEDGDVETHFIDNHKDDLFIDPDNSILAMETYESAKFSATLVAACLCEEGNSSLKDRPHGGSSLHSIWYSHPPFRVHHLASRTMVFEWENEYDSNGSKPLTLSITYQSDGNYMIEMGEIGSRGIEVKAKHLHGHEFMVEADGVSMNVSLVAYSKHGTKHIHIWHGPNHHHFRQKLGLDLSDDDETQHKSNFQTSSCMPGTVVAPMAGLVVKVLVKDGSKVDDGQPVLVLEAMKMEHIVKAPSAGYVHGLRVTAGQQVSDSSVLFSIKAE, encoded by the exons ATGGCGTCAATCTCATCAATCCTCCGGAGAAAAATCCGCCCCAAGCCCTTCCTCATACAACTAAGACTATTTGCAGCGGAATCTCCTTCTTACACCACCGAAACGACACAGCGAATAGAGAAAATATTGGTAGCCAACAGAGGTGAAATTGCTTGCCGCATCATGAGGACCGCCAAGCGCCTAGGAATTAGAACCGTTGCTGTTTACAGCGATGCCGATAGAGATTCGCTTCATGTTAAATCAGCTGATGAAGCGATTCATATTGGTCCATCTCTGGCTCGTTTGAGTTATTTGAATGCTTCGTCCATTGTTGATGCTGCTATTCGTACCGGTGCTCAG GCTATCCACCCAGGTTATGGTTTCCTTTCGGAGAGTTCTGAGTTTGCTAAACTTTGTGAAGATAAGGGTCTTACATTTATTGGCCCTCCTGCCTCAGCTATTCGGGACATGGGGGATAAAAG TGCATCCAAGAGGATAATGGGAGCTGCAGGGGTGCCACTAGTACCAGGATATCATGGAAGTGTGCAAGATATTGAACTCATGAAGTCAGAAGCCAATAAAATTGGATACCCTATCTTGATAAAGCCAACCCATGGAGGTGGAGGAAAG GGTATGAGGATAGTACAAAGTCCCAGTGAATTTGCTGACTCTTTCTTGGGAGCACAACGTGAGGCTGCTGCTTCTTTTGGCATAAATACAATTTTGCTTGAGAAATATATTACACAACCAAGACACATAGAAGTCCAG GTATTTGGAGACAAATTTGGAAATGTATTACATTTGTATGAAAGGGACTGTAGCATACAGAGAAGACATCAAAAGATAATTGAAGAAGCTCCAGCT CCACATGTTGTGAATGACTTCCGTTCTCAGCTGGGTCAAGCTGCTGTATCTGCAGCCAAG GCAGTTGGTTACTATAATGCTGGAACTGTGGAATTCATAGTTGACAGAGTCTCAGGCCAATTTTATTTCATGGAGATGAATACACGCCTTCAG GTTGAGCATCCTGTGACAGAGATGATTGTTGATCAAGATCTTGTAGAATGGCAAATCCGTGTTGCAAATGGAGAACCCCTTCCAATTAGTCAGTCACAGGTGCCATTGTTGG gtCATGCATTTGAAGCACGGATATATGCTGAAAATGTTCCGAAGGGATTTCTTCCTGCAACTGGAACTCTTCATCATTATTGTCCTGTTCCAGTCTCTTCAACAG TTCGGGTTGAGACTGGAGTAGAAGCTGGGGATGTTGTTAGCATGCACTATGATCCTATGATTGCAAAACTTGTAGTCTGGGGAGAAAACCGTGCTGCAGCATTAGTCAAACTGAAGCATTGCTTATCACAATTTCAG GTAGCAGGAGTGCCGACCAATATCAACTTTCTCCAAAAACTTGCAAACAACAGGTTCTTCGAAGATGGTGATGTGGAAACACACTTTATTGATAACCATAAAGATGACCTCTTTATAGATCCCGACAATTCAATCTTAGCCATGGAAACTTATGAAAGTGCAAAATTCAGTGCAACCCTGGTAGCAGCATGCCTTTGTGAGGAAGGAAATTCTTCTTTGAAGGATAGACCCCATG GGGGCAGCAGCTTACATTCCATATGGTATTCTCATCCCCCTTTCAGAGTTCATCATCTTGCTAGTCGAACTATGGTATTTGAGTGGGAAAATGAATATGATAGCAATGGCTCAAAGCCTTTGACACTTTCCATTACTTACCAGTCAGATGGGAATTATATGATTGAG ATGGGAGAAATTGGCTCCCGTGGTATAGAAGTCAAAGCAAAGCATTTGCATGGCCATGAGTTTATGGTTGAGGCTGATGGTGTAAGCATGAATGTTAGTCTGGTTGCTTATTCAAAG CATGGTACAAAGCACATTCATATATGGCATGGGCCAAACCATCATCATTTTAGGCAAAAACTGGGGCTTGATTTATCTGATGATGATGAAACTCAACACAAGAGCAATTTTCAGACATCATCTTGCATGCCAGGAACTGTGGTAGCTCCCATGGCTGGTTTAGTGGTTAAGGTTCTTGTCAAAGATGGTTCTAAGGTGGATGACGGGCAGCCTGTGTTAGTGTTAGAAGCAATGAAGATGGAG CATATTGTGAAGGCTCCATCTGCTGGCTATGTTCATGGACTCCGAGTCACAGCTGGCCAACAGGTTTCAGATAGCAGTGTTCTCTTCAGCATCAAG GCTGAATAG